Below is a window of Cydia strobilella chromosome 8, ilCydStro3.1, whole genome shotgun sequence DNA.
TGCCCGAACATTTGGACGCCGAGAAAGCGTTTATATCGTCAAACGAATCGGGTGATTCTAGTGATTCTGACGCGGGTGTGGAAAGACGCAGCTATGACCTGACAAGCGGGGCGCCGGAGGAGCCAGCCACCTCGGATGAAGACTCGGACGACTCCGGGGGCGGCGGCGGGCAGTTCTCGAGAGTGTTCGTCGTCAACCCCGCCGACTCCTCCTCTGACATGGAAGACAACGCCGACAGCAGCGGCATCGACTGTGATGATTCCTACGACAAAAAGTCTGATAGCTTAGAAATTGCCGTTGAAGTGATTATGCAAAATGAAGTCATCATTAATGAAGAAAGCTATAGCCAAAACCAGGACAACGTTGTGCTTTTAGAGTCAGTTAAGTTAAACGAAGATATTCCTGTTATCCCATATGGAAGTGACAACGATAACTGTGAATCGATAAAATctaattttatgaaattttgtaatGAAAATATGCTCCGCAGTGAAACCTGCGAGGAATTTAATAGCTTTAATGCATCGTGTAGTACGGATTATAACACTTTCGATAGCAACGAAAATAAAGATAATGATAGCAATAGAAGTATTACTCCATCAGAAAACAACGAGTGCGACTCGCTGGACGACGCGTTTACTACAGAAAGTGATATGAAAGTAAAAGTATCCGCCGAGTTGCCTAATGAGAAACATAACAATGAGGAATGCATTTCTAACGAAATTTCGCACGGGTTGTTGACGAAATTAGCGCCATCGCCCGAGCCCGCGGCTAATAACTTAAGTTTGCCGCCTGTTGAAAAAATAGACCTGTTTAAAGGTATCGAACGTACGCTCAGTGAACTATTGAAGAAAGAATTACTGGAAGAGCAAGAGGAGGGGAAAATGCACGGCGTGGGGCCGGTTTGTTTAgaggcggggggcgcgggcgcACCTGCCGCGGTCGCGGTGTCAACAGTTTGCCGCTCGCGCACGGCCGGTACGGACGGCTCCGCGCGCTTCACTAGCCGCGTTATGATAACACACGATCGCGTCTCCGTCGTCACGTCGGATACGACACGGCTCATGCGCGACATAACAGTGCACCACACCAACTCGGTGAACGAAACCAACCCTGACGCGAGCTCCCAGCAAAACGATAATGACGAACGAATGTCCGACGACGAGGCGCCGCAGCCTTCGGGCGGCGTGACGGTTGTCAGCAACGCCGACACTCTCTCGGCCGTCGTGTGCCTCGAGGAGGGGCTCGCCGACGACGACTCTTGGGTCGAGGACGTCAGCCATGACGAGGACGAGGTCACCTCGCCCTCCGACTCCGACTCAGAGGATGAAGCGACCTTACCTACGCGGGGTGAAGAATTTTCATACTGTCGGCGTTCCTTAGACTTCACTTTACACACGATTGTCGAAGAAAGCTGTGAAGAAAGTGAATCGGAGCATACAGTGAAAAAACCACGGCCCATTTCGGCTACCGAGTtggaaaaatatttctttttcgGCCTCGGCGATGGTAGAAATATTCGAGACGATGAGGAGCCTATGTCGGAAACGTCAAGTGTGTGCAGTGAGGGTGCGGAGTCTATCGTTGATAATGAGCAGCCGGAGAGAAGTGGAGACAATGACGAGCTGGTATCATCACGGTTGGAAAAATATTTCTTGTCTGGATTTATGGGCTTCAATCAGGAAAGGCGCGACTCAGATGGCTCAGGTAGCGTTGGTAGTGATAGTGAGGGAAGACAGAGTCCCGAACAAAGGCGGAAACGTCCTTTACGAGCCCGTGGTACCCCACGCTCACACTCATCGTCATTAGATAACTTATTGACTGGGGAAGAGCCAACGCAGGACGCGCAGGAAGTGTCAGATGGATCGAGCACCGAAACCGATGATCGACACGACTCTTCGGAGCGCCTCGATTCACAAGGTGAATCTAAAAGGAAAAAGCAAAGTAAAAAAACTAGAGGTTCCCCAGCAGACGAACGGCGCTTATCAACTGAGTTCGCGGAGGAAACTCGAGACGACACTAGATCTGTTTCGGAGGGTGAAGATGGCAGGTTAACGCCCCGACCCGAATTTCCGCCGCTTggatctgaactatctgaaTCTAAAAAACAAACAAGTCGAGATAGCGGCTTCGTGGGCAGTTGTGATGATCTCTTGAGGAATGGCGATTCTAGTTCAGATTTTACCCGATCTCAGGAACCTAAAGTAGAATTAGAGGAGATTATTGAGGAAATAAGGCCCGACATCGAGGAACGTGTCGAAGGTCCCCCATCGTCCCGTCCCCCACCCACACCCCTAATACGTAAGGATAGCTTTAATAACTGGTCGTCCGATGAAGAGACAAACCTTATGATGACAAAAATGCGCCAATTCTTCAAGCAAATGATAAATTCAGCGAACGTTCGCGCGTCAACACCGCAGTCATCTAACTCGGAAAGTTCGCGCCCGCCAAAACCACCACAATTATTATACTTTGAAAGCGAACTGACGCGACTTATGAAAACTGTACCCGGTATCCGGGATGAGGAAGTGCGCGAAATAGTCGAATATTTGTCAAGCGAAGACACCTGGAGCGATTCTTATGATTCGTCCGATTACGCCGGCTCAGATTTAGAAGGGACCGCGGCGAATCGTTCGGCCTTGAGAAAACAGATATCGGAGAGTTGCCGCGAGATAATTGACGAGTTCGATCGTGGAAATGGCGAGGATGGTTCGCTGGAGCGCGACGCGGCTGGGGCGTACCAACGGCTGGCGGCGACGCTGGGCCGCGCGGGGGAGGGATCGCCACCTCTCTTCGGGAAGGTGATGCGACATATAGGGGGTAGGCTAGTGGCGTTAATGCATGAAGTGTCTGGTGGTGTGCCGAGTACGGACGATGATAGTGCGTCGGAGCCGGGAGCGTTGGCCCGGAGTCGTTCCCACGACATCCTGGAACCCACGGCTAGTCGTGGAAGTGTCGCGAGTGATAGTGAACGGTTTTCGTGGCGTGGTAGTTTCGAGTCCGCCTTGCTCGCTGCGGACTCGCGCGGGACTCTAGGAGGTGGTGTTGAAGCTAGGCGCTCGCCGGCGGGCGCTGAGCTGGCAGCCCAGAAGTCGCACTCGAGGAGTTGCGGTGCCATCGGTGGTAGCGAGGACCGACTGTGGCGGGGCAGACGGCGGGCTTCTGCGCCTGACGCTGaggtatttatatttctatccatATTATACCTAAATCTATTCAGGAGAACTAAGCTGTAATCTGTCATTATTTTCCTACATGTTACACCGATCCTAATATAATAAACTCATGTGTTCTAAATCTACATTTAGATAGAGAGAGATggagatctttatttgcataccagtatgtttacataatggaccctggaagggtatagcaaaaacatgttattcactatgatatatactacttatttgTATTAAGGATGTGTATTTAGGAAACATCACGTTGCTCGAGTCACTTACTGCTCACGAtagcaataattaataattatgtattaacaatacataaaaaaaaacaataaaaaaaaacaagcagaagtaggtaaacaaataacaaaatgtaGAATTTAgaccagtgccctgtttatcaaaaactTGTAGCATGTAATAcgagcggaactcactttttaacagcttttgttagtaagggacttccacttgtattacaagttacaagcttttgataaacagggcactggcaTTCATTAAGGCCAATATTTACACTAGAATGTCATTTATTTCTGTCCACACAAGTTGCTTAAAACCACAATTCAAACAGATCGTAACTTGAGCCCCAAATTTCACAATGACACACTAATCATCGTGAAACGGCATAAAATACTACAAACCACAATCACTATACTGACGTTACGCAAAACTACCTTTGGCACGTGAAATGCGGTGTCAATGTCAGTTGTGTGACGTGACATGCGAATAAGTTACTGTCACATCGACCTCTGTGATGCCAATCTATGATCCTAATCTTAGTCCGTATAGCAAGAACTTTCGCAATTTgcaactatatatgtatattttataccCGGCTCTAAACACGTGTTTCAATTTGAAACGTATGTCGAATTTGAAATCATAACTTTTCTACCGACTAATAAGGAGTTGTATGGAAATTTAGTATATTATGCTTCAATTCAATACATTGGAGGTACCGTAGTCCGTAAGAATCCGTGTATGACTCATTTTGCACACTTCATCACTAAAAAACCTAAAACATTGAGTCAcacaataaaaagtaaaatgaaaatgaaatgtgaAATTGATTTTGGTATTAGAGCAGTAAAGTTACAGATGTAGtccataattgttttccttcgtGTTTTTACGGAAACGtgcgaacgtgtcttgctatttcattCTGTCTCGTAACAAAAAGTACTAAGGTATAAATTATCATTACGCACAaaggcattttttatttttagtatttatttctcGCCAGTAGTCGGAGGCGGACTAAAcgcaatgaagtgcatgcacttcatcGAGGTGCAgaaacattttcttcgagaggCCGACTCTagagcgaggtttagactagcaagaacttgcatgcaattttcattatattgcggtatctgataaacattttgaatgcagtttaccttagtagtcagcaatgtaacgtaaattgcatgcaagttcttgctagtctaaacctcgcttagtGTATACATAATACCTCAATGACCTGCAAAGATCATCAACCTCACTACGTTAAATTACATTACACGGTAATAGTTACATTATTCAGATAGCAATTAAGATTTGTTCTAAATGAGAAATCACCCATTGCGTCGTGGGTAACAGGCTAACAGTGTTTTCATAGTTAATAAAATGTTCAAATTAGTAGTTGAtagttttttgtgattttttactGATAATGATGATGGCATGGCATTCAAGGTACTTAAACTGTCCATAGTTTCCATATTTATTAGAAACCTTTTTATATTCTACTACAGAAATAATGACTTTGTTAAAAGGAAactaaaaacataaaacattttggTATATAAATGGAAAATAAGAAACTGggtagtttatttattgcactgGTATCACTGTGGAACCTGGGCGACCAAGTTGCGGGCCGCTAATCATTATTTTTCACTAACTTTCGAGACTGAGTGCTCCCGTAATCGCTTTTAATGTCTTTAATTTAaaccgatttaaaaaaaaggtagaGGTTATCAATTTGATCGTTTGTTTGATAAGTATTGTAGGTATGCTACCGCAAATCTCCCGTCATTTAAGGACCgatttagaatattattattttttgtatgaaattatataGTTTGAAGTTGATTCCATTTTGTCAgaacccagttctgatgatcGAATCCATgtggaattgagggaactcctcaaatcttataggcacatctacaagatttgaggagttccctatCTTACATCTAgcaaattttgtattttcctCAACAAATCAAGTACTTGTAATAAAAAAGTCctatttgatgaagtgaaactgctgatgaagaccagAACGAACGGTTCTCTTCAATGACTCGTATTTCACGTTTGGCCATATTTGTTTTGTTCGTTAAGTTTGCTAAGCAAATAAGGtacaagtaggtacaataatacACTTTTGTCAAggtccagttctgatgatgagttccatgaggaattgagggaactccccAAATCTAGATGGATTCAtggatgataatgatgatgataaaacaTATTCAATGTCCTTTCtcaggcctcaaactatctccatcaTAAAATTTCATCTTAATAGTTTCAGCAGTTTAatcgtaaagaggtaacagacagacaaacaaagttactttctcatttataatattataaagtacGGAAATccctagtttattaattcgtggttaTAAGAAACTACATTCATACTTCtgtatgtttttgttataaCAGGaatttaatgttgtttaaataatattacgcTATGAATCATACTTTTACATCTTCATTGGTTTGTGCAAATTACGTTAAATGAACGGAACTGAATAATTACTTTCCAATATTATAATGACTTAGttcatttacttttttctgcGTATCATTAGTcatttaatagttataattagttaAAGTAAATAGAGGTATCTAATTGCCTAATCTGATTTAAACTTCGAtgagtaaattattaattattattaattcaccttccactttgcacatacaatgacatgaggtatatctaggtctgtaattagattatagctctagtatataaaacaaacggaataagagcaaaaacaagttttgtatgcaaaacttaaattcgccgtatttattttactatgtctctgaagctacataaactaattatagacagacagatataccttatcctattgtaagtacaaagtttcagagcaatctagctagtcgttttaaaatgagtgcataactacgtttgtatgaagaaccaagcttgccggggactcaatGCAAAGTACCGACAGTCGGCGGTGTTTAACAAATACCTAGTAAATTTAGTGAGTGTTAGTGACACCCACTTCGCAATAACTATTTAACTGCAGTGTTTCCTAAAAGTCTCGAACGAGAGATTTGAGATGTCTACCTTTAGACGTTTATAATGGTCTATAAATGTGGCATTAATCAATGGAATGAATAACCATTATAAATTAACTTCACACGAATAGCAATCTTCGTAAATCACTTCCGAACTTTCAAAACCATTGCGGTGTCAGTTTTATTAACTGCAATTATTTCTCTAGTAGTAAAATATTCAGGAAAGAACGTGAACTTATAAGAATGCATAACGAAATTAACGAATTATGTAAACCATGGGCTAATAAAGATTCCGTAAGTTAGTTGCTTCACTTGCTTCACAGTACAAAACTGCACAGATGGGCAACAAATTACATCATTGCACGGCATTGATATTTTTTCCTGGTCTTGAGGCAGCTGGTATATAAGTTTGATGGCAACGGATTGACTAAAAAGCCTCGTAATTGTAACGTTAATAACTTTCTCATTGTTGTAATAACTACAGCATACGAGTATTTATGTGACAATCAGCACTGGATTCACGGTCAGATTATTGGCTTTGtttgatgaattttttttttttgctatttacaTAGTggttgtatgtaggtatatgtatgtgcctatttaactatttacctatatataattatactcAGTGATTTGCCAGTGCAACGTTTTTGTTTTGTGATTCTTGCGTTAAAACATTAAACAATACACTGCACTGATACACCTTGTAAACTTGAAAACACATTCAATTGT
It encodes the following:
- the LOC134743602 gene encoding uncharacterized protein LOC134743602 — its product is MQTARESSRQRRSNKRRNSRKKSLSPSDLKCYDKSDNRSLSEGTKAKHRKSNIRRTLTHPFTGDQDATMIGVFNREVKAPVPESDESNIPPTSSDRDTEDDARVLKSVINRSRWDSGSEMDSLVSTVVRRASARRRRMPANPEWGVSSEPGEASEPEAGRMRPEDYRLVFLSSDSSCREDTEDSSSTASSAAPLAPDDCDWDYFEPGAAAAPPPPPRHVPQACPRTCSCGAEPRIVAVPVPVPVPVPAALWPALLAFPQNPPTPHWNTYPGFPPLDAAAFARLTTAAAVAVTAAATANANALPQTKTLEMTTVERTDKAIQSETSQTESRDNDTTDNVISDIGIERPVECETSDEIKVIAKQDLSVLSEAPDAMPEHLDAEKAFISSNESGDSSDSDAGVERRSYDLTSGAPEEPATSDEDSDDSGGGGGQFSRVFVVNPADSSSDMEDNADSSGIDCDDSYDKKSDSLEIAVEVIMQNEVIINEESYSQNQDNVVLLESVKLNEDIPVIPYGSDNDNCESIKSNFMKFCNENMLRSETCEEFNSFNASCSTDYNTFDSNENKDNDSNRSITPSENNECDSLDDAFTTESDMKVKVSAELPNEKHNNEECISNEISHGLLTKLAPSPEPAANNLSLPPVEKIDLFKGIERTLSELLKKELLEEQEEGKMHGVGPVCLEAGGAGAPAAVAVSTVCRSRTAGTDGSARFTSRVMITHDRVSVVTSDTTRLMRDITVHHTNSVNETNPDASSQQNDNDERMSDDEAPQPSGGVTVVSNADTLSAVVCLEEGLADDDSWVEDVSHDEDEVTSPSDSDSEDEATLPTRGEEFSYCRRSLDFTLHTIVEESCEESESEHTVKKPRPISATELEKYFFFGLGDGRNIRDDEEPMSETSSVCSEGAESIVDNEQPERSGDNDELVSSRLEKYFLSGFMGFNQERRDSDGSGSVGSDSEGRQSPEQRRKRPLRARGTPRSHSSSLDNLLTGEEPTQDAQEVSDGSSTETDDRHDSSERLDSQGESKRKKQSKKTRGSPADERRLSTEFAEETRDDTRSVSEGEDGRLTPRPEFPPLGSELSESKKQTSRDSGFVGSCDDLLRNGDSSSDFTRSQEPKVELEEIIEEIRPDIEERVEGPPSSRPPPTPLIRKDSFNNWSSDEETNLMMTKMRQFFKQMINSANVRASTPQSSNSESSRPPKPPQLLYFESELTRLMKTVPGIRDEEVREIVEYLSSEDTWSDSYDSSDYAGSDLEGTAANRSALRKQISESCREIIDEFDRGNGEDGSLERDAAGAYQRLAATLGRAGEGSPPLFGKVMRHIGGRLVALMHEVSGGVPSTDDDSASEPGALARSRSHDILEPTASRGSVASDSERFSWRGSFESALLAADSRGTLGGGVEARRSPAGAELAAQKSHSRSCGAIGGSEDRLWRGRRRASAPDAESEEEQRAGSLPRLPSIAGTANAPAGPVKSARYRAPGFRTATRAASAPGLHAPRRRRPPPATVQPSPAAPASAPSLQDETYISESVSPGHATLPRRSNSPLPHERDLDRFSLNRSGLQGRSESMASVYSGAGEGMRGNVTVRGDVQFSLLYNYRLGSLEVGVRRCRDLAPVDVKRNRSDPYVKVYLLPDKSKTGKRKTKVKKNTLNPIFEETLSFVQPLASLSSRTLWLSVWHADMFGRNDFLGEVTLPLADVVFDDPAPMWYKLHERTEQFDEQQGTRGDLIIGLKYELSETGPRAKGTLHVLVKEAKNVVATKPNGLADVFCKSYLLPERGRLAKQKTGVCRRTLSPRWEHTFTYRGLAPRELAARALELSLWDRDRLASNDFMGAVRLSLGTGTYMGANVNWMDSVGKEVSLWQDMMQNPNIWVERSLPLRPQLNN